Proteins co-encoded in one Marmota flaviventris isolate mMarFla1 chromosome 9, mMarFla1.hap1, whole genome shotgun sequence genomic window:
- the Acy3 gene encoding N-acyl-aromatic-L-amino acid amidohydrolase (carboxylate-forming), translated as MCSVPVPQAPLRRVAVTGGTHGNELSGVYLARHWLRDPRELRRPSFSATPVLANPAAAAACRRYVDRDLNRTFTDTLLVSRATPNDPHELTRARELDQLLGPKASGSDRAFDFVLDLHNTTANMGTCLLVDGAHNTFALHLSRHLQLQFPEVPCQVLLTRPPQSARESFSLDSVAKNGMTVELGPQPQGVLRADVFSRMRALVASALDFMELFNQGAAFPAFEMEVYRNLGGEDFPRTQDGDLAGMVHPQLQDRDYEPLQPGAPIFQKFSGEDVLYEGDSTVYPVFINEAAYYEKHVAFLRTEKLMISVPPLPPLSPTPTQVL; from the exons ATGTGCTCCGTGCCGGTGCCCCAGGCGCCCCTGCGCCGTGTGGCCGTGACCGGCGGCACCCATGGCAATGAGCTGTCCGGCGTCTACCTGGCCAGGCACTGGCTGCGGGACCCCAGGGAGCTGCGGAGACCCAGCTTCTCTGCCACGCCCGTGCTGGCTAACCCCGCGGCTGCGGCTGCCTGCCGCCGCTATGTGGACCGTGACCTCAACCGCACCTTCACGGACACCTTACTCGT CTCCAGGGCCACTCCGAATGACCCACACGAACTGACGAGAGCTCGGGAGCTGGACCAGCTGCTGGGGCCCAAGGCCTCTGGCTCCGACCGGGCCTTTGACTTTGTCCTCGACCTGCACAACACCACCGCCAACATGGGCACCTGCCTCCTGGTGGATGGCGCCCACAACACCTTTGCCCTGCACCTGTCCCGCCACCTACAG CTGCAGTTCCCCGAGGTGCCCTGCCAGGTGCTCCTGACCCGGCCACCGCAGTCGGCGAGGGAGAGCTTCAGCCTGGACTCTGTGGCCAAGAACGGAATGA CTGTGGAGCTGGGCCCGCAGCCCCAGGGCGTGCTGCGCGCTGACGTCTTCTCCAGGATGAGAGCCCTGGTGGCCTCCGCTCTGGACTTCATGGAGCTCTTCAACCAGG GCGCGGCCTTCCCTGCCTTCGAGATGGAAGTCTATAGAAACCTGGGCGGCGAGGACTTCCCGCGCACCCAGGACGGGGACCTGGCCGGCATGGTGCACCCGCAGCTGCAG GACAGGGACTATGAGCCTCTGCAGCCAGGTGCACCCATCTTCCAGAAGTTCAGTGGTGAGGATGTGCTGTACGAGGGGGACTCCACTGTGTACCCAGTGTTCATCAACGAGGCGGCCTACTATGAGAAGCACGTTGCCTTCCTCCGGACCGAGAAGCTCATGATTTCTGTGCCCCCACTGCCACCGCTGTCACCCACCCCCACGCAGGTTCTCTAA